One segment of Rosa chinensis cultivar Old Blush chromosome 6, RchiOBHm-V2, whole genome shotgun sequence DNA contains the following:
- the LOC112171873 gene encoding nuclear transport factor 2 isoform X2 has protein sequence MASPAVQQQVAPTADVVGNAFVLQYYHILEQSPEHVYRFYQDDSKFGRPEDNGMMKTVTTMDIINRKIVENGKLSANVVTVDAQESFNRGVFVLVTGFIIGKDNLRKKFTQSFFLAPQEKGGFYVLNDVFRYVDDSIHQNTDHGSVADVEPPLTSEHDSRVSEPVTAVSEDVTEEEVYNPLENGEVPIEVEEIPVPEVVDEIPDDSEVVTESGYSAPVVAMVESEKPASVVDDAKYSATVVAEAGHSAPVVAESVHSAPVVVGSSPKSEEVPKKSYASIVKVMKESALPFSTPAHAAVRAIPKPQEQRVIAAPQPASVSETVVSSTNAKEDGNQPEAEVEGHSIYIKGLPFNATPALIENEFKKFGPIKNGGVQVRTQKGFGFGFVEFEDASAVQSALEASPIMINGRQVVVEEKRSTSRGGNRGRFSTGRGSGYRNEGSNGYRNEGANGYRNDGPNAGYRNDAPNGYRSEGPRGRGGYGGGRGYGRSEFKSEFGGRNTGRGGSSGRGGDGYQRSDNGGRVNRAGGQTVNATAKSSAPRVSASA, from the exons ATGGCGTCCCCGGCGGTGCAGCAGCAAGTAGCCCCTACTGCTGATGTG GTTGGCAATGCATTTGTCCTTCAGTACTACCATATCTTGGAGCAGTCTCCTGAGCATGTTTACCGATTTTATCAAGATGATAGTAAGTTTGGTCGCCCCGAGGATAATGGAATGATGAAGACTGTAACCACCATGGAT ATAATCAACAGGAAAATAGTTGAGAATGGGAAGCTCAGTGCAAATGTTGTAACTGTGGATGCTCAAGAATCTTTCAATAGGGGTGTATTTGTCCTTGTGACTGGGTTTATAATTGGAAAGGACAATTTGAGGAAAAAATTTACCCAGAGCTTTTTCTTGGCACCACAAGAGAAAGGTGGCTTCTATGTTTTGAATGATGTTTTCAGATATGTGGATGATTCCATTCACCAAAATACGGACCATGGTTCAGTTGCTGATGTTGAACCTCCTCTTACTTCGGAGCACG ACAGTCGTGTTTCTGAGCCTGTTACTGCTGTTTCTGAAGACGTCACTGAGGAGGAAGTATATAATCCTCTTGAGAATGGGGAAGTTCCAATTGAAGTAGAGGAAATTCCAGTACCTGAAGTTGTCGATGAAATCCCAGATGATTCAGAGGTAGTGACTGAATCTGGATACTCGGCACCGGTTGTGGCCATGGTGGAATCTGAGAAACCTGCATCGGTGGTGGACGATGCTAAATACTCAGCAACTGTGGTGGCTGAAGCTGGACATTCTGCACCGGTGGTGGCAGAATCTGTACATTCGGCACCGGTGGTGGTCGGATCATCTCCTAAATCAGAAGAAGTGCCTAAGAAGTCATATGCCTCAATT GTTAAGGTTATGAAGGAGAGTGCTTTACCATTTTCTACTCCTGCACATGCTGCTGTGAGAGCTATCCCAAAGCCCCAAGAGCAGCGGGTCATTGCTGCTCCACAACCTGCTTCAGTTTCTGAAACAGTAGTTTCCAGCACAAATGCTAAAGAAGATGGGAACCAACCAGAGGCTGAAG TTGAAGGGCACTCTATCTACATCAAAGGTCTGCCTTTTAATGCCACACCTGCTCTAATAGAGAATGAATTCAAAAAATTTGGACCCATCAAGAATGGTGGTGTACAAGTTAGAACTCAAAAG GGctttggttttgggtttgtgGAATTTGAGGATGCAAGTGCTGTACAAAGTGCACTAGAG GCTTCACCCATCATGATTAATGGACGCCAAGTTGTTGTTGAGGAAAAGAGATCTACGAGTCGAG GGGGGAATAGGGGAAGGTTTTCGACCGGAAGGGGGAGTGGATATAGGAATGAAGGATCTAATGGGTACAGGAATGAAGGAGCTAATGGGTACAGAAATGATGGACCTAATGCTGGATACCGAAATGACGCACCTAATGGATACCGGAGTGAGGGACCAAGAGGACGTGGAGGCTATGGAGGTGGTAGAGGTTATGGCCGCAGCGAATTCAAGTCCGAATTTGGAGGTAGGAATACAGGTAGGGGAGGATCATCGGGCCGTGGAGGTGATGGGTATCAGAGGTCTGATAATGGTGGTCGTGTGAATCGTGCTGGTGGGCAGACTGTTAATGCAACAGCCAAAAGTTCAGCCCCCCGGGTGTCCGCTTCTGCTTGA
- the LOC112171873 gene encoding nuclear transport factor 2 isoform X1 → MASPAVQQQVAPTADVVGNAFVLQYYHILEQSPEHVYRFYQDDSKFGRPEDNGMMKTVTTMDIINRKIVENGKLSANVVTVDAQESFNRGVFVLVTGFIIGKDNLRKKFTQSFFLAPQEKGGFYVLNDVFRYVDDSIHQNTDHGSVADVEPPLTSEHDPSFPDSRVSEPVTAVSEDVTEEEVYNPLENGEVPIEVEEIPVPEVVDEIPDDSEVVTESGYSAPVVAMVESEKPASVVDDAKYSATVVAEAGHSAPVVAESVHSAPVVVGSSPKSEEVPKKSYASIVKVMKESALPFSTPAHAAVRAIPKPQEQRVIAAPQPASVSETVVSSTNAKEDGNQPEAEVEGHSIYIKGLPFNATPALIENEFKKFGPIKNGGVQVRTQKGFGFGFVEFEDASAVQSALEASPIMINGRQVVVEEKRSTSRGGNRGRFSTGRGSGYRNEGSNGYRNEGANGYRNDGPNAGYRNDAPNGYRSEGPRGRGGYGGGRGYGRSEFKSEFGGRNTGRGGSSGRGGDGYQRSDNGGRVNRAGGQTVNATAKSSAPRVSASA, encoded by the exons ATGGCGTCCCCGGCGGTGCAGCAGCAAGTAGCCCCTACTGCTGATGTG GTTGGCAATGCATTTGTCCTTCAGTACTACCATATCTTGGAGCAGTCTCCTGAGCATGTTTACCGATTTTATCAAGATGATAGTAAGTTTGGTCGCCCCGAGGATAATGGAATGATGAAGACTGTAACCACCATGGAT ATAATCAACAGGAAAATAGTTGAGAATGGGAAGCTCAGTGCAAATGTTGTAACTGTGGATGCTCAAGAATCTTTCAATAGGGGTGTATTTGTCCTTGTGACTGGGTTTATAATTGGAAAGGACAATTTGAGGAAAAAATTTACCCAGAGCTTTTTCTTGGCACCACAAGAGAAAGGTGGCTTCTATGTTTTGAATGATGTTTTCAGATATGTGGATGATTCCATTCACCAAAATACGGACCATGGTTCAGTTGCTGATGTTGAACCTCCTCTTACTTCGGAGCACG ATCCTTCTTTTCCAGACAGTCGTGTTTCTGAGCCTGTTACTGCTGTTTCTGAAGACGTCACTGAGGAGGAAGTATATAATCCTCTTGAGAATGGGGAAGTTCCAATTGAAGTAGAGGAAATTCCAGTACCTGAAGTTGTCGATGAAATCCCAGATGATTCAGAGGTAGTGACTGAATCTGGATACTCGGCACCGGTTGTGGCCATGGTGGAATCTGAGAAACCTGCATCGGTGGTGGACGATGCTAAATACTCAGCAACTGTGGTGGCTGAAGCTGGACATTCTGCACCGGTGGTGGCAGAATCTGTACATTCGGCACCGGTGGTGGTCGGATCATCTCCTAAATCAGAAGAAGTGCCTAAGAAGTCATATGCCTCAATT GTTAAGGTTATGAAGGAGAGTGCTTTACCATTTTCTACTCCTGCACATGCTGCTGTGAGAGCTATCCCAAAGCCCCAAGAGCAGCGGGTCATTGCTGCTCCACAACCTGCTTCAGTTTCTGAAACAGTAGTTTCCAGCACAAATGCTAAAGAAGATGGGAACCAACCAGAGGCTGAAG TTGAAGGGCACTCTATCTACATCAAAGGTCTGCCTTTTAATGCCACACCTGCTCTAATAGAGAATGAATTCAAAAAATTTGGACCCATCAAGAATGGTGGTGTACAAGTTAGAACTCAAAAG GGctttggttttgggtttgtgGAATTTGAGGATGCAAGTGCTGTACAAAGTGCACTAGAG GCTTCACCCATCATGATTAATGGACGCCAAGTTGTTGTTGAGGAAAAGAGATCTACGAGTCGAG GGGGGAATAGGGGAAGGTTTTCGACCGGAAGGGGGAGTGGATATAGGAATGAAGGATCTAATGGGTACAGGAATGAAGGAGCTAATGGGTACAGAAATGATGGACCTAATGCTGGATACCGAAATGACGCACCTAATGGATACCGGAGTGAGGGACCAAGAGGACGTGGAGGCTATGGAGGTGGTAGAGGTTATGGCCGCAGCGAATTCAAGTCCGAATTTGGAGGTAGGAATACAGGTAGGGGAGGATCATCGGGCCGTGGAGGTGATGGGTATCAGAGGTCTGATAATGGTGGTCGTGTGAATCGTGCTGGTGGGCAGACTGTTAATGCAACAGCCAAAAGTTCAGCCCCCCGGGTGTCCGCTTCTGCTTGA
- the LOC112172905 gene encoding senescence-associated carboxylesterase 101 has translation MTHNQFSSGLESANLVVTSDPVHQAWSAIEKQKQINPNAEPTLCNVTQESNLTIIAFGTPLGSLLEEEGLVSSSALKADNFTDFEFLGTKSNKSFSINQAAIKLFRANYDELNRKKTKLIELSKTSLVIITGRSMGGSVATLFTLWLLKGLDLLKTKRPLCITFGSPLVGDEHLRQCVLQFTTWKSCFLHVASNQDPTPKHFLTRNTSGAYKPFGTFLLCSSSGCACSEDPDLILEQLVTTNSQSAQNQDPNIEFRYGQALEDLKHKALCKSSSQSIERERDPLQASIVTQLLAIGVLAQQQPDTEMKNQIRRMKKHETELLIQKKKNSGSDKKLNKMKTCLALFEWYKKESNFLNTGYYDMYKKQCNPSDINVSEYKKRLWNFWEDTVTEVENKPQMEGSPLGVRWLWAGTNYRRMIEPLHIAEFYKKSGARNYKNGGKRPKHFILLEQWLEKEIKGKAKRQMSATSNEDSCFWAHVEDAIILCNLLNNGESVTDVEKVTYKEELKKFEDYVWDVIDNYAVCPDIFLEKGSFMRWWKQYKGIVGSSYSSQLADYMNSRSYLKYT, from the exons ATGACTCACAACCA ATTTAGCAGCGGTTTAGAATCggcaaacttggtggtgacctCTGATCCGGTACACCAGGCATGGAGTGCGATTGAGAAACAAAAACAGATTAATCCAAATGCAGAACCGACTTTATGCAATGTAACCCAAGAATCAAATCTTACCATCATAGCTTTTGGCACTCCACTTGGCTCTCTTCTAGAGGAAGAAGGCTTGGTTTCATCGTCAGCTCTCAAGGCTGACAATTTCACTGACTTTGAATTTTTAGGCACCAAAAGCAACAAAAGTTTCTCGATTAATCAAGCAGCAATCAAGCTCTTTCGCGCCAACTACGATGAGCTGAATCGGAAGAAAACTAAG CTGATAGAGCTTAGCAAGACTTCACTAGTAATCATCACCGGACGATCTATGGGAGGCAGTGTGGCTACGCTCTTCACCTTATGGTTGTTGAAAGGGCTAGATTTATTGAAAACCAAACGCCCCCTTTGCATTACTTTTGGCTCACCCCTCGTTGGCGATGAACACCTCCGACAATGCGTGTTGCAATTCACAACATGGAAATCTTGCTTCTTGCATGTAGCCTCTAACCAAGATCCTACACCTAAACACTTTCTAACCCGAAATACAAGTGGTGCTTATAAGCCTTTTGGGACATTCCTATTATGCTCTTCATCCGGTTGTGCTTGCTCTGAGGACCCGGACCTCATTTTGGAACAGTTGGTGACAACCAATTCTCAAAGTGCGCAAAACCAAGATCCTAATATAGAGTTTCGTTACGGTCAAGCTTTGGAAGATCTCAAGCACAAGGCGTTATGTAAGAGCAGTTCCCAGTCTATTGAAAGGGAAAGAGATCCACTTCAAGCAAGCATTGTCACACAACTACTAGCAATTGGAGTTCTCGCACAG CAACAACCCGATACAGAGATGAAGAATCAGATTCGAAGGATGAAAAAACATGAAACAGAGTTATtaattcagaagaagaagaattctgGTTCAGACAAGAAACTGAATAAAATGAAAACGTGTTTGGCCTTATTCGAGTGGTACAAGAAGGAGTCAAACTTTTTGAACACCGGATACTATGACATGTACAAAAAGCAGTGCAATCCGAGTGATATTAATGTTAGTGAGTACAAGAAAAGGCTTTGGAATTTCTGGGAGGACACAGTTACAGAAGTAGAGAATAAGCCTCAGATGGAAGGATCTCCCCTTGGAGTACGTTGGCTTTGGGCGGGTACAAACTACCGAAGGATGATTGAACCACTTCACATTGCGGAGTTCTACAAGAAAAGTGGCGCGAGAAATTACAAAAATGGTGGGAAAAGGCCTAAACATTTCATTCTATTGGAACAATGGCTGGAGAAGGAAATAAAAGGGAAAGCCAAAAGACAGATGTCTGCTACTTCAAATGAAGATTCTTGTTTCTGGGCACACGTTGAGGACGCCATTATCTTGTGCAACCTTTTGAACAATGGAGAATCGGTCACTGATGTAGAGAAAGTAACATACAAGGAGGAGTTGAAAAAGTTCGAGGATTACGTGTGGGATGTTATCGACAACTATGCAGTGTGTCCTGATATTTTCTTGGAGAAGGGCAGTTTTATGAGATGGTGGAAGCAGTACAAGGGAATTGTTGGAAGTTCTTACTCCTCACAGCTCGCTGACTATATGAATAGTCGCTCTTACCTCAAGTATACATGA